In Halobacteriovorax marinus SJ, the following proteins share a genomic window:
- the lepB gene encoding signal peptidase I, with protein MEENNQNTEAPVDPSVEKLTKIKKELLSWIYIIVTVFAFKSSFFEPNHIPSGSLLPTNAIGDFILVNKMSYGFKLPYSDLFGDPIYLTTPSDPKRGDIIVFRYPRDRNILYVKRVIGLPGDEVEVYNNKVYLNGKLIETKPVAKEEYIDLFDDKFDKKGIEFEAVELDGKKFVTAVNNSMPYHLNIPKVKVEKGHFFVMGDNRDYSSDSRVWGFVPFGHIRGRAMLVWFNMVYPWSKEKFHFRPWRIGTLL; from the coding sequence ATGGAAGAGAATAATCAGAATACAGAAGCTCCAGTGGATCCATCTGTAGAGAAACTAACTAAGATTAAAAAAGAATTACTTTCTTGGATTTATATAATTGTAACGGTCTTTGCATTTAAATCTTCATTTTTTGAGCCAAACCATATTCCTTCGGGATCTTTACTTCCAACAAATGCCATTGGGGATTTTATTCTCGTAAATAAAATGTCTTATGGATTTAAGCTTCCTTACTCAGATTTATTTGGTGACCCAATCTATTTGACGACACCATCTGACCCAAAAAGGGGAGATATTATCGTATTTAGATACCCAAGAGATAGAAATATCCTCTACGTTAAGAGAGTGATTGGTTTACCAGGTGACGAGGTTGAAGTTTATAATAATAAGGTTTACTTGAACGGTAAATTGATTGAAACAAAGCCGGTAGCAAAGGAAGAGTATATAGACCTATTTGACGATAAATTCGACAAGAAGGGAATAGAGTTTGAAGCCGTTGAATTAGACGGTAAGAAGTTTGTTACAGCTGTGAATAATAGCATGCCTTATCACTTGAATATCCCTAAGGTTAAGGTTGAAAAAGGTCATTTCTTTGTAATGGGTGACAATAGAGATTACTCTAGTGACTCAAGAGTTTGGGGATTTGTACCTTTTGGTCATATTCGCGGAAGGGCCATGCTTGTATGGTTCAACATGGTTTACCCATGGTCAAAGGAGAAATTCCACTTTAGACCATGGAGAATTGGGACGCTACTCTAG